In one window of Tumebacillus algifaecis DNA:
- a CDS encoding dicarboxylate/amino acid:cation symporter, with product MIASLLVSFVILALLYFLKTKKVGFGTRVILAMLLGVGVGAFFGADAIKVGTIGSIYVSLIKMIVMPLVIAMIITAVTQLTDPSQLRKLGVKTVALFLATTGIAAVIGILVALVIDPGAGVTFVKDAAFEAREIPTFDKVLLDLVPSNPINEMATGKVIPVIIFSLFIAVAILIERTRKPEKVQPFMDFINSFAGIMFRVVKLVIALTPYGVFGLMTSMAAKYGLSTLLPLGEVIIAVYIACLLHFVITFGSLVTFVARVNPFRFLKKIYPVITVAFTTRSSYATLPVNLEVITKRVKVSEKIASFVAPLGATINMNGCGGLYPAIVAIFVARVFNIDLGFTDYLLIVGAAMIASIGTAGVPGPATIATTVVLTTLGLPLEGFALVLGVDAIIDMARTAINATGTTVSALVIANSEGEFDRDAFNNDEDEELETKIA from the coding sequence ATGATTGCAAGCCTGCTTGTCTCGTTTGTGATTTTGGCATTGTTGTATTTTCTAAAAACTAAAAAAGTCGGCTTTGGTACCCGTGTCATCCTCGCGATGTTGCTCGGTGTCGGCGTCGGCGCCTTCTTTGGTGCGGACGCGATCAAAGTTGGCACCATCGGTTCCATTTACGTCTCCTTGATCAAAATGATCGTCATGCCGCTGGTGATCGCGATGATCATCACGGCGGTCACGCAGCTGACCGACCCGAGCCAGTTACGCAAGCTAGGTGTCAAAACTGTAGCCCTGTTCCTCGCTACGACGGGGATCGCGGCGGTGATCGGCATTCTGGTCGCACTGGTGATCGATCCAGGAGCAGGCGTCACCTTCGTGAAAGACGCCGCCTTTGAAGCGCGCGAGATTCCGACATTTGACAAAGTGTTGCTCGACCTCGTTCCGTCCAATCCGATCAATGAAATGGCAACCGGCAAAGTGATCCCAGTGATCATCTTCTCGCTGTTCATCGCCGTCGCGATCTTGATCGAGCGGACACGCAAGCCAGAAAAAGTCCAGCCCTTCATGGATTTCATCAATTCGTTTGCTGGGATCATGTTCCGCGTCGTGAAATTGGTCATCGCCTTGACTCCATACGGTGTCTTCGGCCTGATGACCTCGATGGCTGCGAAGTACGGTCTGTCTACCCTGCTCCCGCTGGGTGAAGTGATCATTGCCGTGTATATCGCTTGCCTGCTGCACTTTGTGATCACCTTCGGATCGCTCGTCACCTTTGTGGCGCGTGTCAATCCGTTCCGCTTCCTGAAAAAAATCTATCCGGTGATCACAGTCGCGTTTACCACGCGCAGTTCGTACGCCACACTTCCGGTCAACCTCGAAGTGATCACCAAGCGCGTTAAAGTGTCTGAGAAGATCGCTTCGTTCGTCGCACCGCTCGGCGCTACGATCAACATGAACGGTTGCGGTGGCTTGTACCCGGCAATCGTGGCGATCTTTGTCGCCCGCGTCTTCAACATTGATCTTGGCTTCACCGACTACCTGCTGATCGTAGGTGCCGCGATGATCGCTTCGATCGGCACAGCCGGTGTACCAGGTCCGGCTACGATCGCGACCACCGTGGTGCTGACCACGCTCGGCCTCCCGCTGGAAGGCTTCGCGCTGGTGCTCGGTGTCGACGCGATCATCGATATGGCCCGCACCGCGATCAACGCGACCGGCACCACCGTCTCTGCGCTGGTCATCGCCAATTCCGAAGGCGAATTTGACCGCGATGCGTTTAACAACGACGAAGACGAAGAATTAGAAACGAAAATCGCATAA
- a CDS encoding antibiotic biosynthesis monooxygenase family protein yields MSHPANTPRPPYYAVIFTSLRTEGDKGYGDMADLMVALASKQPGFLGLESAREDGLGITVSYWESLEAIKAWKDHVDHREAQAKGRSDWYRKYVTRICKVERDYSFE; encoded by the coding sequence ATGAGCCACCCGGCCAACACACCGCGACCTCCGTATTATGCGGTGATCTTCACATCCTTGCGCACCGAAGGAGACAAGGGCTATGGTGACATGGCCGACCTGATGGTCGCACTCGCCTCCAAACAGCCGGGTTTCCTCGGCTTGGAAAGCGCGCGCGAGGATGGACTTGGGATCACCGTCTCCTACTGGGAGTCGCTCGAAGCGATCAAAGCGTGGAAAGATCATGTGGACCATCGCGAAGCACAAGCGAAAGGCCGCAGCGACTGGTACCGCAAGTACGTGACAAGAATTTGTAAGGTGGAACGCGATTATTCATTTGAATGA
- a CDS encoding non-ribosomal peptide synthetase → MREMVRGMSSLVELLQKRAIEQPEQVAYTLWSENGEQELTYAQLDLRARALGALLQAKGAEGERALLLYPPGLEYVVAFFGCLYGGVLAVPAYPPRQNGNLGRLQAIVSDADAKFALTTETILTSVEKRFAESPGMEALKWLVAEEIDPALADLWIEPDVGMETLAFLQYTSGSTSAPKGVMLTHGNLLHNLEMIEAAFGTSAESRGVVWLPPYHDMGLIGGILQPLFTGYGMTLMPPVDFIQKPLRWLQAISQTKATVSGGPNFAYELCLQKITPEQRDTLDLSSWENAFTGAEPVRAETLERFAEFFAPCGFRKEAFYPCYGLAEATLFISGGAKEELPHFERVEAAELTQNRVAEAKSEQSSRLLVSCGHGERNGQKVLIVDGESGVPCADGQVGEIWVHGPNVARGYWNREAQTKDTFQAVLATTGEGPFLRTGDLGFAKDGGVYITGRMKDLIIIRGRNYYPQDLEFTVQESHEAVRNSNGAAFAVEIDGEERLVVVQELERAHRKGDHAAVIASMRQAVSEEHQLQLHAVLLIKPASIPKTSSGKIQRYACRDRYLAGTLEVVAGEAWQGAVQETVVEPAVEVRVEDLQPMAEGERQAALEALLTAECADVMQVAQRVIEPERSLHALGMDSLMAVELKHRVETAFTIELTMAEVLDGPSVRELARVVEKRAFAADKPAERAVEAVVGTDASPEQVEFPLTYGQQAMYFMQSLAPDSGAYHISNALRIAQALDVERLRAAFAGLVARHPQLRARFEMQETKPVQRVAERVDVSFATESAAELTEEQLMAQVHAEANRPFDLANGPMIRMKLWSCSDSEHLLLITAHHIAVDFWSFGVLLQEFGELYAQVDEQNGAQELVAIDRYREFVRDQQELLQSAEGTRLEQFWRERVGRDLSMLHLPGDRPRPAVLSDHGAEVSFVLPVELTEALRALAKELGATLYVVLLSAFQVLLHRYTGQEDVVIGSPSAGRNAAKFAGTVGYFVNPVVLRGQVCREEAFAELVEQVRKTVLEALKHQEYPFPLLVEKMQPNRDLSYPPLFNVMFNLQSGALWKEEGLVALALGVAGAKIETGGLVLETVALDRTFTQFDLSLMMGETEGSLRGVFAYSTALFDQATVERMVGHFEALLGGIVKDAKRTVAELPLVTAKEHEQLRVWNGEVGTLHDLCLHQLVEAQVLRTPQEIAVVFEGETLTFAALNARANQLAHALRAQGVTADVPVGIFMERSLELVIGLLAVLKAGGAYVPLDPSYPQERIGWIAEDTQLSVVLTQEALVERIPVKTAHLLCLDRDRELLAAHSETNLETVVKPTDLAYILYTSGSTGRPKGVEIPHRAIVNHMLWMIQAYPLDRTDKILQKTPIGFDASVWEFWAPLLSGAQLVMARPGGHRDSGYLVGAVKEQGITVLQLVPTMLGLLLDEPEIGACTTLRHVFCGGEALSVGLQDRFFQLVNAELHNLYGPTECTIDATVWDCEREQRSVPIGRPITNTQVYVLDADLRPVPALVAGELHIGGAGLARGYRNRPDLTAEKFIPHPFANGERIYKTGDLARYLPDGTLEYLGRLDQQVKIRGFRIELGEIEAVLIEHSDVREAVVTAHEEAGDQRLIAYLTCHNTVAAPDADLRGFLKQKLPEYMVPSAFVVLEALPLLPNGKVDLKSLPVPERGQTNATAPSIPPRTPTEVQLAGMWCEVLGIERVGIADNFFELGGHSLLAMQIVTRIRKQFGVELPVARLFETPTIAELALVVDSSKDVPKVKKMGMTKLSRAAHRIDQQD, encoded by the coding sequence ATGAGAGAGATGGTTCGTGGGATGTCATCGTTGGTTGAACTGCTGCAAAAGCGCGCGATTGAGCAGCCGGAGCAGGTCGCTTATACATTATGGAGCGAGAACGGAGAACAAGAGTTGACCTATGCTCAACTCGATCTGCGTGCGCGTGCGCTGGGTGCGTTGCTGCAGGCGAAAGGCGCGGAGGGAGAACGCGCATTGTTGCTGTACCCGCCGGGGCTCGAGTATGTGGTTGCCTTTTTTGGCTGTTTGTATGGCGGCGTGCTGGCGGTGCCCGCGTACCCACCGCGGCAAAATGGGAATCTGGGGCGGTTGCAGGCGATCGTGTCCGATGCGGATGCGAAGTTCGCGCTGACGACGGAGACGATTTTGACGAGCGTGGAAAAACGGTTCGCCGAGTCGCCAGGCATGGAAGCGCTGAAGTGGCTGGTCGCGGAGGAGATCGACCCGGCTTTGGCCGACCTGTGGATCGAGCCGGATGTAGGGATGGAGACCTTGGCCTTTTTGCAGTATACGTCAGGCTCGACGTCAGCGCCGAAAGGGGTCATGCTGACACACGGCAATCTGCTGCACAACTTGGAGATGATCGAAGCGGCGTTTGGCACGAGCGCTGAGAGCCGCGGTGTGGTCTGGCTGCCACCGTATCACGATATGGGACTGATCGGTGGGATCTTACAGCCGCTGTTTACCGGATATGGAATGACGCTGATGCCACCTGTCGATTTTATTCAAAAGCCGTTGCGCTGGTTGCAGGCGATTTCGCAGACGAAGGCGACGGTGAGCGGTGGGCCAAATTTTGCGTATGAGCTGTGCCTGCAAAAAATTACGCCGGAGCAACGAGATACGCTGGACCTTTCCTCCTGGGAAAACGCATTTACTGGGGCTGAGCCGGTGCGGGCGGAGACATTGGAGCGGTTTGCCGAATTTTTTGCGCCTTGCGGATTTCGAAAGGAAGCGTTTTATCCGTGCTACGGGCTGGCGGAAGCGACGCTGTTCATTTCAGGCGGTGCGAAGGAGGAACTGCCGCATTTCGAGCGCGTCGAGGCGGCAGAGTTGACGCAGAATCGAGTGGCCGAAGCGAAGTCGGAGCAATCGTCGCGACTGCTGGTCAGCTGTGGCCATGGGGAGCGCAACGGGCAAAAGGTGCTCATCGTCGATGGGGAGAGCGGAGTTCCTTGTGCAGACGGGCAGGTCGGTGAGATTTGGGTTCATGGGCCGAACGTGGCACGCGGCTATTGGAATCGGGAAGCGCAGACCAAAGATACGTTTCAAGCCGTGCTGGCCACGACGGGAGAAGGGCCGTTTTTGCGAACTGGCGATTTGGGTTTTGCCAAAGATGGCGGAGTGTATATCACCGGGCGAATGAAAGATTTGATCATCATTCGCGGACGGAACTATTACCCTCAAGATCTGGAGTTCACGGTACAGGAAAGCCACGAAGCGGTGCGCAACAGCAACGGGGCCGCATTTGCCGTGGAAATCGACGGGGAGGAGCGGCTGGTTGTGGTGCAGGAGCTTGAGCGCGCCCACCGCAAAGGCGACCATGCAGCGGTGATCGCCAGCATGCGTCAAGCCGTATCGGAGGAGCATCAGCTACAGCTTCATGCGGTGCTACTGATCAAGCCGGCGAGCATTCCGAAGACGTCGAGCGGGAAAATTCAGCGCTATGCTTGCCGCGACCGCTACCTAGCTGGGACGTTGGAAGTGGTGGCGGGCGAAGCGTGGCAGGGAGCGGTGCAGGAAACGGTCGTCGAGCCTGCGGTGGAAGTGCGGGTCGAGGACTTGCAACCGATGGCAGAAGGAGAGCGTCAGGCGGCGCTGGAAGCGTTGTTGACGGCAGAGTGTGCGGACGTGATGCAGGTCGCACAGAGGGTGATCGAGCCTGAGCGCTCGCTTCATGCACTGGGCATGGACTCGCTGATGGCAGTCGAACTGAAGCATCGGGTGGAGACGGCCTTCACCATTGAACTTACGATGGCGGAAGTGCTGGATGGGCCGAGCGTGCGTGAACTGGCGCGGGTGGTGGAGAAACGGGCGTTTGCGGCTGACAAGCCTGCCGAACGAGCAGTCGAGGCTGTTGTCGGGACAGATGCGAGTCCCGAGCAGGTCGAGTTTCCGCTGACCTATGGACAACAAGCGATGTACTTCATGCAGAGCCTAGCACCGGACAGCGGCGCGTACCACATTTCGAATGCGTTGCGCATCGCCCAGGCGTTGGATGTCGAACGCCTGCGTGCGGCGTTCGCTGGACTGGTGGCGCGTCATCCGCAATTGCGTGCGCGGTTTGAGATGCAAGAGACGAAGCCTGTTCAGCGCGTGGCAGAGCGGGTGGACGTTTCGTTTGCGACAGAATCGGCCGCTGAGCTGACAGAAGAGCAACTGATGGCTCAGGTACATGCTGAAGCGAACAGGCCGTTCGATCTGGCAAATGGGCCGATGATTCGGATGAAGCTCTGGAGCTGTTCTGATTCTGAGCACCTGCTTCTGATCACCGCACATCATATCGCGGTCGATTTCTGGTCGTTCGGTGTGCTGTTGCAAGAGTTTGGCGAGTTGTATGCGCAGGTGGACGAGCAAAACGGAGCGCAGGAACTGGTGGCGATCGACCGGTATCGCGAATTTGTCCGCGACCAGCAGGAGCTGCTGCAAAGTGCGGAAGGAACACGCCTGGAGCAGTTCTGGCGGGAACGGGTGGGTAGGGACCTGTCCATGCTACATTTGCCGGGAGATCGTCCTCGTCCGGCGGTGCTGTCCGATCATGGTGCAGAAGTGTCGTTTGTGTTGCCTGTCGAGCTGACCGAAGCTTTGCGCGCGTTGGCAAAAGAGTTGGGGGCGACGCTGTACGTGGTTCTGCTGTCGGCGTTTCAAGTGTTGCTCCACCGCTATACTGGGCAGGAGGATGTGGTGATCGGTTCGCCGAGCGCCGGACGCAACGCGGCGAAGTTTGCCGGGACGGTCGGTTATTTTGTGAACCCTGTCGTCTTGCGCGGGCAAGTATGCCGGGAGGAGGCGTTTGCAGAGCTGGTGGAGCAGGTGCGTAAGACGGTGCTCGAAGCGCTGAAACATCAGGAGTATCCGTTCCCGCTGCTCGTCGAAAAAATGCAGCCGAATCGCGATCTCAGCTACCCGCCCTTGTTCAATGTGATGTTCAACTTGCAATCTGGCGCGCTGTGGAAGGAAGAAGGATTGGTTGCGCTCGCGTTGGGAGTTGCAGGTGCGAAAATCGAAACCGGCGGACTGGTGCTGGAAACGGTAGCTCTGGATCGGACGTTCACCCAGTTCGATCTCTCCTTGATGATGGGGGAGACGGAAGGAAGTTTGCGCGGGGTGTTTGCCTACAGCACAGCGCTGTTCGACCAAGCGACGGTGGAGCGGATGGTCGGACATTTTGAAGCACTGCTCGGCGGAATCGTGAAGGATGCCAAGCGGACGGTGGCCGAATTGCCGCTGGTGACTGCAAAAGAGCACGAGCAATTGCGGGTCTGGAATGGCGAGGTGGGGACCCTTCATGATCTTTGCCTGCACCAATTGGTGGAAGCGCAAGTTCTGCGCACCCCGCAGGAGATCGCCGTGGTCTTTGAAGGCGAGACGTTGACGTTCGCGGCGTTGAACGCCCGAGCCAATCAGCTCGCACACGCCTTGCGTGCGCAAGGTGTAACTGCGGATGTGCCGGTTGGAATCTTCATGGAGCGTTCGTTGGAACTGGTCATCGGCCTGCTTGCCGTCTTAAAAGCGGGTGGTGCCTATGTGCCGCTCGACCCGTCCTACCCGCAGGAGCGCATCGGCTGGATCGCGGAAGACACGCAGCTGTCAGTCGTGTTGACACAAGAAGCGCTGGTGGAGCGCATCCCGGTCAAAACGGCGCACCTGCTCTGCCTTGATCGCGACCGCGAACTGTTGGCGGCACACTCGGAAACCAATCTGGAGACGGTCGTGAAGCCAACCGATCTCGCGTACATCCTCTACACATCCGGTTCAACAGGCCGTCCGAAAGGGGTCGAGATCCCGCACCGCGCGATCGTCAATCACATGCTTTGGATGATTCAGGCCTATCCGCTGGACAGAACGGATAAAATTTTACAAAAGACGCCGATCGGCTTCGATGCATCCGTGTGGGAGTTCTGGGCACCACTCCTCTCTGGTGCGCAACTGGTGATGGCACGCCCTGGCGGTCATCGGGACAGCGGCTATCTGGTTGGCGCGGTGAAAGAGCAGGGGATCACCGTACTGCAACTTGTGCCGACGATGCTCGGACTGCTGCTGGATGAGCCGGAGATCGGTGCGTGCACGACGTTGCGACACGTTTTCTGCGGTGGCGAAGCGCTTTCGGTCGGTTTGCAAGATCGCTTTTTCCAACTTGTAAACGCCGAACTGCACAACCTGTATGGACCGACAGAATGCACGATCGATGCGACCGTCTGGGACTGCGAGCGTGAACAGCGCAGCGTGCCGATCGGACGGCCGATCACCAACACGCAGGTGTACGTGCTCGATGCCGACCTGCGTCCCGTCCCCGCCTTGGTGGCAGGTGAGCTGCACATCGGGGGAGCAGGCTTGGCAAGAGGATATCGCAACCGTCCTGATTTAACGGCCGAAAAATTTATTCCGCATCCGTTTGCAAACGGAGAGCGGATCTACAAGACGGGCGATCTTGCGCGCTACTTGCCTGACGGGACATTGGAATATCTTGGCCGACTGGACCAACAAGTGAAGATTCGCGGGTTCCGGATCGAATTGGGCGAGATCGAAGCGGTATTAATAGAACACTCGGACGTGCGCGAAGCGGTTGTGACTGCGCATGAGGAGGCTGGCGACCAGCGCCTGATCGCCTATCTCACCTGCCACAACACGGTAGCGGCACCAGATGCTGACCTGCGTGGCTTTTTGAAGCAAAAACTGCCCGAATACATGGTGCCATCGGCTTTCGTCGTTTTGGAAGCACTACCGCTATTGCCAAATGGCAAGGTTGATTTGAAATCGTTGCCCGTGCCTGAGCGAGGCCAGACAAATGCGACCGCACCTTCGATTCCCCCGCGCACACCGACCGAAGTACAACTGGCGGGCATGTGGTGCGAAGTGCTCGGCATCGAGCGCGTTGGTATTGCTGACAATTTCTTTGAACTCGGCGGGCATTCGCTACTCGCCATGCAGATTGTGACACGTATCCGCAAACAGTTTGGAGTGGAACTGCCAGTAGCGCGCCTGTTTGAAACGCCGACGATTGCAGAACTCGCACTTGTGGTAGACAGTTCAAAGGACGTTCCGAAAGTGAAAAAGATGGGGATGACCAAACTGTCTCGCGCCGCGCACCGTATCGATCAGCAAGACTGA